AACATGCAGACCTCATTCCAGAATCACTTCGAGCTAAATTTACGCAAGAAATGCCGCTGGATATGCGTCCTGTAAACTTTCAAAATCCATTCAAACCCAAAAAACAGGACCCGGTGAGAAATGTTTGGTTTAAAGCCAATGGTGACATGCCGGACGACAGAAGGATCCACAACTATTTGCTGGCTTATGCCTCTGATTTTGAATTTTTACCAACAGCACTACAACCACATGGTTTGTCGTTTATGCAGTCGAATATGCAAGTCGCGACAATAGACCACGCGATGTGGTTCCATCGTCCGTTTAGAATGGATGAATGGATTTTATATAGCGTTGATAGTCCGAGCGCGTCTAATGGCCGAGGCCTAGTACGTGGCCAATTTTTCAACCGCCAAGGTGAGTTAGTTGCGTCAACTATTCAAGAAGGCGTGATGCGTCAACGCTAATTTGTTGGAAAGTGTATGGCGCTTTTTAACAGTAATCTTGCTTGGTGCTTTGTGCAGCACTAAGCAAATCATAAAATTATAACTGTTTGTTTATAAAGGGGTTGTCGGTTTGTTTATGGCCGTTCCTAAAGTTGTCTGCACTACTTTTTCCGGTGCTGTACTCGGTTTGATTTTGCACTATCTTTAAAATTCTATTTAGATGTAGCGTGATTGCATTTTTCCCAAACAAAAATTAACACTAAAGTCAGCTAAATTTATCTACATTGTTATTAACAAAACGAATCGTCGCGTCACAGACAGACGCATATGACTCTAGGAGAATGATAATGAATAAACCGCTCGCCACAGTAATTGCATTGACGTTTGTCGGATTAACCGCGGGTTGCGCAACGGAAGCATCAAGAACGGTAGAAGCACCAAAAGTGGCCTCATATAATCAAGCTTACAATGGCCCAAAAAGTCAGTTAGCGGTTGGTAAATTACAAAACCGTTCAGCTTTTCACAATGGTGTATTTAGTTCAGGACCGGACCGCTTGGGCTCTCAGGCAAAAACTATTCTGACCACCCATTTACAGCAGAGTAATCGCTTTATTGTTTTAGATAGAGAAAACATGACAGAGATTGCCCAAGAAGCTGGATTTGCTGGCGCAAAACAAAGTATTAAGGGTGCTAACTTTGTGATCACGGGAGATGTTTCTGAGTTTGGTCGAAAAGAAGTAGGTGATAAACAATTATTCGGCATTCTAGGTAAAGGAAAATCGCAAATTGCTTACGCTAAGGTAAATCTGAATATTGTTGATGTGACTAGTTCAGAAGTTGTTTACTCAGTGCAAGGTGCTGGAGAATACAGTTTATCTAATCGCGAAGTGGTTGGTTTTGGTGGCACTGCGGGGTATGACTCAACGCTAAATGGCAAGGTACTTGATTTAGCCATTCGTGAGGCCGTCAATAACTTGGTTAGCGGCATCGAGAAAGGCGACTGGAAGCCTTTATAGACAATCCCACAGCTAATTTATACCTCAGGTAAATTATGAAGCAAACGATATTTGTGGCGACTTTACTGTTAATATTGTCTGGGTGTCAGAATACGACACCACAATATTATTACGGTTCTTACGAACGTAACCTCTATGAGTTCTTTCGAGGTGATGGGCAGTCCCTTGAGGAGCAGATCAGTCAGTTAGAGTCAAGCATAGCGCGCGCCGAAGTAAAGCAGATCAGTCCAGCACCAGGCATGTATGCGCATCTCGGTTACTTATACTTGATGCAAGGGGATAATGGCAAAGGGGTTGCGTATTTTGAACAGGAAAAACAACTGTATCCTGAGTCTCGGCAATATATCGACTTTTTACTAAAAAATGCGCAGGGAGAGTAAGATGAAATGGATTAAAGCGAGCTTGGTGCTTTTGACTTTTGCCTTATTGAATGGCTGTGCGACAGCGCCTAAACAGGATTATAGTGCCTTTATCCAAAGCGATCCCAAGTCGATACTGGTGTTACCGCCTATCAATAATTC
This portion of the Pseudoalteromonas sp. GCY genome encodes:
- the tesB gene encoding acyl-CoA thioesterase II, whose amino-acid sequence is MSQVLQNLLDLLSLEEIEQGIYRGQSQDLGFPQVFGGQVMGQALSAAKYTLPEGRFVNSLHSYFLRPGDASKPIVYDVENIRDGRSFSTRRISAIQYGKPIFYMTASFQGDEPGVSHQSLMPDVPEPETLKSSLHFYQEHADLIPESLRAKFTQEMPLDMRPVNFQNPFKPKKQDPVRNVWFKANGDMPDDRRIHNYLLAYASDFEFLPTALQPHGLSFMQSNMQVATIDHAMWFHRPFRMDEWILYSVDSPSASNGRGLVRGQFFNRQGELVASTIQEGVMRQR
- a CDS encoding CsgG/HfaB family protein gives rise to the protein MNKPLATVIALTFVGLTAGCATEASRTVEAPKVASYNQAYNGPKSQLAVGKLQNRSAFHNGVFSSGPDRLGSQAKTILTTHLQQSNRFIVLDRENMTEIAQEAGFAGAKQSIKGANFVITGDVSEFGRKEVGDKQLFGILGKGKSQIAYAKVNLNIVDVTSSEVVYSVQGAGEYSLSNREVVGFGGTAGYDSTLNGKVLDLAIREAVNNLVSGIEKGDWKPL
- a CDS encoding DUF4810 domain-containing protein, whose protein sequence is MKQTIFVATLLLILSGCQNTTPQYYYGSYERNLYEFFRGDGQSLEEQISQLESSIARAEVKQISPAPGMYAHLGYLYLMQGDNGKGVAYFEQEKQLYPESRQYIDFLLKNAQGE